One genomic segment of Nitrospirota bacterium includes these proteins:
- the vanZ gene encoding VanZ family protein, with product MKILFYTALIVIFILAVVPNYNYLPDVFSISDLLNHFMAFFMLSILFDSAYRSLRPMNKMIILFSYGLFIEIVQYFVPYRDFSFIDLSIDGLAVSLYFLIVKRFVVSP from the coding sequence ATGAAAATATTATTTTATACCGCTTTAATAGTTATATTTATTTTGGCTGTTGTCCCGAACTACAACTATTTACCAGATGTCTTCTCAATAAGCGATTTGCTCAATCATTTTATGGCCTTCTTTATGCTTTCAATTCTGTTTGACTCTGCCTACAGATCTCTAAGGCCAATGAATAAAATGATAATTCTTTTTTCCTACGGATTATTTATAGAGATTGTCCAGTATTTTGTCCCTTATAGAGATTTCTCATTTATTGATTTATCAATTGATGGATTAGCAGTGTCGTTGTACTTTCTGATTGTTAAAAGATTCGTGGTTTCTCCCTAA